A genome region from Nocardia sp. NBC_00565 includes the following:
- a CDS encoding cell division protein SepF, with the protein MSTLHKFKAYFGMVPLEEYEDDYVAESAPRGVDERGSRRPRPRDYSERAGYGADRYADDRYDDEPDYPEPAYKSPYKAGYPVSRRDDYVDEPYVDDRYDARPRPTRIDTAPAASRFRAGGNAPMMRGATRGALAVDPEAEERRMEERVRPEPAPARRPGIFEDGGPLSKITTLRPRDYSEARIIGERFREGNPVIMDLVDLSNADAKRLVDFAAGLAFALRGSFDKVATKVFLLSPADVDVSAEERRRIAETGFYNQK; encoded by the coding sequence ATGAGCACGCTGCACAAGTTCAAGGCGTACTTCGGCATGGTTCCGCTCGAGGAATACGAAGACGACTATGTCGCCGAGTCCGCCCCCCGTGGCGTGGACGAGCGTGGCTCCCGTCGGCCCCGGCCCCGTGACTACTCCGAGCGCGCCGGTTACGGCGCGGACCGCTATGCCGATGACCGCTACGACGATGAGCCGGATTACCCTGAGCCCGCGTACAAGTCGCCGTACAAGGCGGGGTACCCGGTGTCCCGGCGCGACGATTACGTCGACGAGCCCTATGTGGACGACCGCTATGACGCGCGGCCGCGTCCCACCCGGATCGATACCGCACCGGCCGCGAGCCGATTCCGTGCGGGCGGTAACGCGCCGATGATGCGGGGAGCCACCAGGGGTGCGCTCGCCGTAGATCCCGAGGCCGAGGAGCGGCGCATGGAGGAGCGCGTGCGCCCCGAGCCCGCTCCCGCACGTCGGCCGGGGATCTTCGAGGACGGAGGTCCCTTGTCCAAGATCACGACGCTGCGCCCGCGCGACTACAGCGAGGCCCGCATCATCGGTGAGCGTTTCCGCGAGGGCAACCCGGTGATCATGGATCTGGTCGACCTGAGCAACGCCGATGCGAAGCGGCTGGTCGACTTCGCCGCCGGCCTGGCCTTCGCGCTGCGCGGATCGTTCGACAAGGTCGCGACCAAAGTGTTCCTGCTCTCACCGGCCGATGTCGACGTCTCGGCCGAAGAACGTCGCAGGATCGCCGAAACCGGCTTCTACAACCAGAAATAG
- a CDS encoding YggT family protein, whose protein sequence is MALFAVLYFVLFIFWLLLISRVIVEFIRSFARDWRPSGFVVVILEVIFTITDPPVKLLRRLIPPVSLGGIRLDLSIMVLLFVVFISMTYVGGHADG, encoded by the coding sequence GTGGCCTTGTTCGCGGTGCTGTACTTCGTACTGTTCATCTTCTGGCTGTTGTTGATCAGTCGGGTGATCGTCGAGTTCATCCGTAGCTTTGCCCGAGACTGGCGCCCGAGCGGCTTCGTCGTGGTGATCCTGGAGGTGATCTTCACGATCACCGACCCTCCGGTGAAACTCCTGAGGCGGTTGATACCCCCGGTGTCATTGGGAGGAATTCGGCTCGATCTGTCGATTATGGTCCTGCTTTTCGTCGTCTTCATCTCGATGACGTATGTGGGCGGCCACGCCGACGGGTAG